The genomic stretch ttaaacGACATCTATCTTTAGGTGTCACACAAAAAGAATAAAGAACATAAACGTCTCTAATTTTAAAAAAACAACCCGACATTTTTTCTGCGAAACTAGTTTCATAGGAATGAAAGGTATGGAGCACACTCATTTGCAAATAGCGTTTCCAAGAGCCTTTTGGGTCATAAGCTCGTGTTACAAACTAGTTATATTTGTTAGGAAATGAGATTCAAACATAAGTTTGAAAAGTCATAACATTTTGAATTACTCTCAACGCTAATTATGCCATATTACATAATTGAAATCACTAATAACTAATTTAGATCTTGAGCAGCTTTAATTGGTTTATTAAGTAATGCTAATACCCTATAGAATCATATTGCCAAACAAGCACCTACACACGGGGAGGTAGAAGTATCGCCTTGCATCGACCCCTCAATCTCAAGCAGGCTTTACAGATTGAATGGACAATGATCTGGCTTTGAGAATATTTATCTGTATGCCTGTAACCACTTTTTGAGTTTTCACAAGATGAATTAATAGTGTTGATGTCTGCAGGGAAGGACGGCTTTGTTTGCGCACTCAACAAGCCTTGGTTTGAACATCCCTTTACTTGTTCCCAAAGTCGTTCTTTTTGCTCCTCCATGGCAACCTCTTTTCGTACTGTTGTTGTTGGAGACATTGTAAGCTTTCTTTTATCTTCATTGCCATCTGCCCAACTCTCATTTCATATCTTGTGAATTTCTTAGCTATGTactatttttgttcaaattttgTTATTTGATATGTACATTGTTCTCTCACTTGTTATTTCGTTGATTCTTATGGTGAAGCATGAGGATTGGGAATTAGAGCAAGATTACAAGGCGCTCAAATGTTTAAAGGTAAATACGCCTTTGCTAATTGCTCATCAATCTTTTACAATCTGAGATATGCAATGTTTAGTGCAATGTACGACTTGTTTAGTGCGTGATCCAAAAAACTCAAATAGAGTATTACGATTCAGGCTAATAAAGAACATAAATCATACAAGTAATAGCATCGAATAATAATTGATAGAAAATTGCTTTAATAATGTCTTGAGGAGTTCATAAATGAAATTTATGAATTCCAATTTATTGAACCACGAGACTATTGCATAGAAAAAGCAAAAGCTGAAACAAACTTTTTTGAACTCACTTGAACAATTTCTTCCAGAATGTGGTTATGTTAAACTTAGAGCTGACTTGACTCGAGGAACCTGACACTTTATTTAAACAAACTTTGCCATCTGCCTAACGTacaattttatttttgtaaaagtatttgatattaagtTTAAATAAGTGATGGTAAAAATTGATCTTGACTATAACTTCTTCTCACATGAAACTTAGGACACACGGGACACTTTATTTAAATTTgctaaaatatactccctccgatctAGAGAGATGGTAACATAGGGAAAATTGGGTTATTTAGGAAAATGTGGAAAAGTGAGGGGTAAAATAGGAAAGTTTGATTGGGGCCACATGAAATGAATTGTGTAATTAAACAATGAGTTGTAAATAGGTAGTGGATGTAAGGGTAATTTAGCCATTTTTAGGCTAAATAaggtatgttaccattggtgtggatCGTCCATTTTAGGTAAGTATTACCATCTgttggatcggagggagtatattttatagTTGTAAATGtacgattttatttttgtaaaagtatttgatattaaatttttTTATAAGTGATGGTAAAACTTGATCTTGACTATAACTTATTCTTATTTCCCACCCAAACacatcttctaatcaatctcttttgacATGTCATTCCTCTTTTAAAGAGCATCATTCAGCCCCAATTCAACTCATATCCCCGCTATAAAACAACTCACACTATTCCCCTCAAATTCAACTTGATTCTGTTTAAAAGTGTGTctaagagcaagtccaatggtaagctagttccCCTTTGTCAAATCAAATTTTAAGCTACAAATTTTTTGAGCTAGTAATGCATTCCAATGGTTTAGTTTAATTTTTCACTAGCTAGATTGGACCCACATTTTAAGATACTATTCCCTCCACACAAAAGTGTTCTTCCCATTTTTCTAATATTTGTGAGtagtattttattgaaatgagaAGAACATAGGGGTGTAGAGGGAGTAACTTTTTATTGGTTGTTTCCTTGTGGTAGTTCTATTTAAGCAAATGCTAATGAAGCTAGTTGCTTAAACAAAGCTAATTTAAACAAAGCAAAGTCCCTAAGCCAAACCATCAGACTTCCTCTAAAATGTGTCAAAATACCATGGATACACGTCCAAGAtatgtccaaataccatggacacgtgcccaaataaatgaAAAAAAGGTAGACACGAGgcgtgtccgtgctacctagcttCCCCCCGACCCGTTACCTGATACACAATATTGACTCAAGACGGATGACTTGATAACGAATTTACTTAAGAATGGTGCAAATAAGACCAATTTGACATTTATCTTATTTGTTTTCACAAAATTAAAATTAACACACTTACACACTGTTTTAACATGAAATTTAAAATATACTCCTCGATCCatatttgttctttcattttacTTTACGCGGTCTCCTTGACGCTACTTTGATCACATTTTTCAGTTTGAATTTGTAATTTTTTCTCTTgtttataaatataatttatgAAAGTTTGTTTGATGAGAAATCtaaatatataagttttatatgCCTTAATATTTTTAGCTTTTCAACTTATTCGAGGTCAAAGCTTGATAACGTTGACCCTATAAAGTCAAATGGGAAGAACAAATatgtatggagggagtattttcaTAGCGGTATAGACGAACCGAAACCAACTCGACGAGCTGAACCCCACTCGTGACGAATTATACCAGTCCCAAACCCAATATAACTTGACCCGACCAACTTTACCAACTTTGACCCGACCAATAACAAATCCGAGTCCGAGTGAGTCTTGTTCGCCTAAAGAAAGACTCTTGTCGCAAGTCCGTCCAGTGACAAGCTTGACAAGCTTAGAAGCTGGACTTATCCGCCATTCCGCCCGAAACACAACCCGCCAGAACCCAAAAAGTTTGACAGCTCGAAATCCACCCAACCAGACTCAACCCGGTGCATCAATCAATTGGCCAGACTCGATAGAGACCCGGACCCAACTCAACCCGAAAGGTTAACCTGACCCAATATTACTCGAACCCAATATGACCGTACTCGGCTTGACTCAACCTGATTGATTTGAGCAATGCCTAAatcctatgttactccgacacttcacttaatTGACGTGTCGCGTGTCAGATACGTGTCGGTGTCAGACACGACACAACACTTcgacacttcaatttagaccacaaaGCAGGAAAAGTCACCCCAAATAGCCGTGTCCGACACGCCAAcacgtgtccgacacgtgtcgtGTCGGCGTGTCTGAGTAACACAGCCTAAATCTTACGAACAAGTGTAAGGCTAATTCTAGAGAACAAGAAAGCTAAGAGATCTGAAGAGCTTACATGATTCTGGAAAGATTAGAACAGAAGAAAATGCTAGGGCAGGTTTGTGCATGTTTCGTATGGATGCGAATGGAATGGCAAGGTACCCTATTTATTGGGGACGTCCAAGCCTTCATTCATGAGGAGACTCTAGAACATGGAAAGATCTAGGATTGCCTAGACATCTCCACTACATTCCATAATGGCTGGACATCTTCTTGAAGCTCCTAGAACCTTCCGGACAATCTTGGTCCCTGGATTTCATAGTTGGTTTATTGCGAAGTCGGTGTCAGTGAGAAGTCCACCCCCTAACACTAGGCTCTACACTTGTGAATCTTTATTGCTGAAATGAACTTAACCTTCTAATTCTATGATCGTTGCATGTCTAACAAGTAATTATGTTTTCCTCAGCCGGAACTGGTGCTTTTTACAGGCAAGTCTCCTTCACTTCCTGTTTTGTATCTTTAAGAACCATTCTTTGATGTTCTTGAGGACATTGAGGTATTATTCCGTTTATTCATCTTGAGTCATGACTGGTAAGATACTTTCAGCAATTGTTCTGCGAGCTTTTGTTTTGCAGTAGATCTGGTCTCTCTTTGTGTATCCATCTAAAAGAATCTCGCCTTTCTGATTACTAGGTGACTTTGGGAATGAGAATTACGAACTTGTTAGGAGTGTCGCAAAGATAGACATGCCTAAAGCAGCAATACTTGGAAATCATGATTCCTGGGATACCCAAAAGTTCTCCTCAAAGTAAGTTCAACTTCCCAATTGAGTATGATAACTGATACTTTTTATTGATGAATTATATTAGCGATCAAAGACCTTCATCATGTATTGACGAATTGAATGCAGTCATTTGTGAATTCTCAATAGGAATCTGTATTAGTCTTCACTTGCTTTCTCCATTTGAACTCTCCCTGGTGAAAATTATTGTTTATTTACTCAATGATTCTCAAATCTAGTGCATCATTTTATTTAATCTTTTGGCTATTTTGTTTGTGATAGGAAAAAAGATGGAGTTCAGCTACAGCTGGAAGCGTAAGTTCCTTTACTGTTAAATCTTTCTACCTTAAAATGTTGTGTTATTCCCACCTCCCGTGACCTATGTTACTCCAACTCGGATTGAAGGGTCGAAGGGTCGGACACGGGTGTGTAATTGTGTATCCAAGTGTCGGACACGGCTATTTTAAAATTGTCAAGTTTTTAGTCTAAAATGAAATGTTCGAGTGTCATACCAGTGGCTAAGAATCGAGTGTCGGACACGGGTACGTGAGCTCATATGAAGTGTCGAAGTAACATAGCCCGTGACATTTGAAAGACGTAAATGCTTGATCTCTATTTCTGCAGCAATAATGTGATCATAATGGGCCGTTGTTCGTAAAATAAAATTGCTTTTATTTGAGAGCTTTTCTTATATCTTAAATTGTAATCAAACATTCGATGGGTTTGCATGTCAGTTATTCTGCTTTTATGTTTTGAAGTGGATGAAACATTGCCCCTATTTACTGTAAACTTTCCTTCAGaagtttttatttcttttgtctttAGGAGACTTCTTCTCCATAATTCTTAGCTGACTAAAACAAAAATCTGCAATACTCAGGAGGCAAACGACAAACCTTAGATATAGTTTAGGTCACGGTCTGGATTCCGGAATATATTGAAGTAGAAGAGGTTATGGTCATTTTTTGCCTACACTAAATGTATAAGAATTGACAAAAGTTGATACATTTCCAGTTCGTTTCCAATCTTGGACGTTGGAAGATGAATAGTAGTACTGAAGAAAAATGATGagtgaaataaaattttgacgCGATAATCTAGAAAATTCGGACATTTGGTGGACTGGTGGTACGCAGCCCCAGTTTTGAGCTTTTTGTGGCCCTAGGTAAAATAGTACATTGGGGTCCTCTAAATTTTGAAAtatagtaattaacaattctcctATATTACCATCCTATATGTAGTATAGAGTTATAGACATGCTGAAAATGTGAATGGTACAATTTGATATATTTTGACAATTTTATGGGGCACCGCCGGATGGTACCCAATCTCGATAACACCCTCTCATATTCCCTTATATAGGATTTTAATGATCCCTCACATATTGTATGTGAAAGGGTGTACTGAAATTGCATACTTTACACCTTAAAAATGTAGAGGTAGTGTAATATATAGTTTCATACACCCTTCCATTGAGTTAGGATGATAATATTGCACAAAAGCAATCTAGCACCCAATAATCGTGcattattttatatttatgcCCCTTAAaaataattgatttataaaaGCAGAAAAAACAAACTTTTTCACCAATCTAATAGCTTAAATCACATATTTTCCCTAGTTATTAGTGCTTTGAAAAATGTAGAGTTGATATAATACATGAAAAGTTTAATTTTTCCGAAAATCAGGGGGAGCTACATAGTAGCAAGAGGTAGCACTCGCTACCTTGAATTATGCTACTCGAAAATCTCCGAAAATGAGGTCTTAACAAAGATATTAAACTACAAAAAAGAAAGTTTGCTACCCAAAAGTTTCGTTTTTGGTTACGCCCTGGCTAAAACGATTTATTATAATAATATGAAACAGTGAGTATTAGGTTATCAAATTATAATAATATGAAACAGTGAGTATTAGGTCATCAAATTAAGAAATTTAATTGGGTCTTTACATATTGGGCTAGTCTTATATTTGAACGGTCTCGTGCATATTGTgaaaatgtacaaatgtataataggaaaaaGAAATCTAAAACATTGGGCATCTTTCAAGCTTGGGTCCTACGCCACCGCCACTCTAAACGACTCTCGGGAGCAGGCCCTGGTGGTACGCTCTATGATGTATCCTAAAAGAGAATTGTGAAACGAAAAATAGAAGACAAGGAGTGATTTTGAGGGAAAGGAAGATGCTACCAACAAAGCTTCTCAGCAGAGTTCACTTAGAATCGATCCTATTTACGTTTACCCCGCCTCATTGGTTGATAATTATATTTCGTTGATTATATAAAAAGTGATCTTAAGATTGTTAGGGGCTTTATAGGTTTTCATTTCTGAATTTATCCTTCTGCAACTGCTGCGAGCAAAGCTTCTCAGCAAAGTCGAGTAGGCATGCCTATATGCTCTCCCCTCTCCAAACACACACCAAAAAATAACTTTGTTAATTAGCCATTATCTGTCAAATAGATGTCCGGTACAACTTGATTGGTAAAATTAAATGATTACTTTGTACCCTTCTTATCATTTAGCTTAGGGGAAGAGCATGTTGGATATGGGCGCTTGGACTTCCCTGCATTGAAAGTTAGTGTTGTAGGTGGGAGACCCttttcttgtggaggtgataacTTATTCAGGAAAAAGCTTCTAAAAAGGTATGAACTGAAAGCAAGTTTTATACTGTCACTCCTATTTTATGATATgtaagattttttttttgttgtagtTGCTGCTATTACGGCCTTTTTTTCCTCTAATTGTtctgaatgttttgttttttatAGTCTTGCACTTGATTGGTGGTTGTGTAAAGCTACATAAAAAAGAGTTCTCTTAATAGTTATAATCTTTCTCAAGCATTTCTTATTATACCAACTTGTATCCGTTGATTAGTGGAGTCATATTCTATTAACCGACTTTGACAATATTATGTTAGACCATCTTTCCAGTGTCCCCTTGACTATTTGGGCCAGGATTTGAGCAAGGGGTAGGCACTTTACGGAAAAAAATTCGGACAACATTTATACATAAAAATTATTTTGAGTTTCCGATGACGATGGAAAGACAATGAAGTTATTCTTTGCGACATCTATTCTTGACTTAAAAAACAAGCTAGGCTTAAAAAGTATTAGCAACTAATTTGACTAGTACTTACAGAAAATATAGGAGAGGAATACCATGCAGTAGTATTATTGACTACTGTCGTATTGAGCAAAGAGCAATGACAAACTATTTTACTCAAATTCCAATCATTTTTTGTTACATTATCAAAGTAAGTAGCAAGAGATTAAAtcatcaaattaaataaataaccaagagaaaaagataaaaaaatcaaataaaacagAAATTAATAGCTAAGTAGGGAATTTAGGGTTTGAGAAAATAAACAACTTTTCAATCCAATTAACCAAAGAGTTACACAAATAGACTAacaaaatactccctctgtcctggtcatttgttgtcccatttcattttggagcgtctcagtcaattgttgtcctttcgatTTTAAGAATTAAAAAGGTGAGCAATTTAattattcacactcaatttggtctacttgtcatttagtaattggcccctaCTCTTTCCTTAGTCTTTGTACCAAAATCAAAGGaaaacaattgaccgagacggaaGGAGTAACAATCTAACAAGAATAAGCAATTACCTGTATACTCAACCAAACAATTACACAAGAGAATACCAAATGACATGGAAGTGAAATTATGCAAGATACTTGATGATAATGTGTTTTATGGAGTTGTTTGTACCGAGAAGTAATAATTTAGGCATACCAAACAATCACACAGCAAGAATACCAAATCAATTGAAGAACATGAGAATTACGAAAAATTGAAAACCACTACTTGAGATTGGAAGAGAAGAATTGAAGCCGTCGCCGGTCAGCCGTGCTGTCCGACGAGAAGTCTCCGGCAGGAGGTTAGGCGACTGGAGGAGTTCGGACGTTAGGCATTGGGATTTGTGAGGAAGCTTTTGGTTTGTGATTTGTGGAAGAGAAGGAGACGCGCTGTTCTGTTTTTttaagttctttttttttttttttggttaatgcATGTATAGACACGTGCCTAACCCAACCTACACGCAAATCCGCCCCTGATTTGGGTGCTATATTTTTTCTTCTTATGTGTAATGTTTACACATGGGTGAGTTTGTGAAAGATGCTGAGGATAGACAAAATATACCTTGTTTCATTACTTCCCAAAGGGGACCATCATCATTTCTAACTTAGCAGCTTTTGAATCTCTTTTTCTTGTTCTCCTACCTCTTTTTGTCTATTGCTACCTTGGGATTGCTTCCGTCATGCGAGATTGGTGTTTTATAGCTTATCATCTGATTATATATAAAATTTTAATACTCAGTAATAGCTATGTTATATATCCTCCTTATGTCGTTATAGACTTTCGGAGTTCGGACCCTTTAAGTGTTGGAAGATTTTGAGAACTTGGACATTGCTCAACTCCAAACTGTTGGCTCTTAAGCATAGCATGTAATGGTGTTGAAGGTTTTAAATCCATGTGAATAGCACAGATTTGAGTGCATTCATCTATAGGAGTTGGGACTTTGTTTTCCTTTGGAATTGAAAGACTCGTTTGGCTTTTATAGATTAGCTTTTGGTTTATGTTGTGATTTTAGATTTGGAGTCAAAACAATGGAAGAAAGTGCGGACAGAATTCATAAGGCTGCTATGGAAACTCCAGACAACCACTCAATTATATTTCTCGCACATAATGGGCCAACAGGTAGGTGAACAGTGAATTTTTATACCTTTGCCTAAGAATCCAAGATTGTGGTATTTTGGATGAACTTATGTATCCGTGCGAGTGCAGGTCTTGGTTCTGGTCCAGATGACATATGCGGCAAAGACTGGGTAGGTGGTGGAGACTTTGGGGATCCAGGTGtgtgcctctctctctctctctctctctctctctcatttaAAAGTTTCTTCATTTGCACCCGATCTATAGGACAAACATTATATAAAGTTAAAATTGAATATTTCTTTTATGAAGAGATACATCATACATGTTATCCTCTTGGCAACTTATCTTGGTCTTATCATTCTAgcatattttataaattataattagggttgataacttatacctagtATAATTCaatttttcaaaacttatactaGTATAATTCaatttttcaaaacttatacctaaaataacttTCTTTCAAAACTTATGCCTAAAATCTTattttcttccaaacttgatACAGAATCTCAAAAATAGACATAAGTTGACCGTTTTACCCTTATTAATTAAGGGATTCTACCATTTCCACCACATTAACTCATTAATTCCAAATCAAGCACATTAACTCATTAATTCCAAATCCACCACCCATTATTACAACAAATCACCTCCTCTTCCATGGATTAAATTTGGCGATGATTTTGGGGGACTTATCTTAGAGCTGTTATACCTTACATGTGTATCTCGATTTTGGGGACTTGGGCCTATTTTCAATCAACCCAAATTCGGCTCATTCTCCTCATTTATGGGGGTTATTCAGTACTTGTCCTTTATTCCCAGGGACTATTTTGGCCTCTTCTTGAGAAACAATCACTATTTTTCTGGGTCTCTTCAATTATTAGTTCAACTGTAATTGTGAATTAAAGACCAACTTTGGGATTTGTTTGTGTGTAAAAGTTGGGGAGATGTGACAGCGGTAATGGAGAGTGATGATGACGACATTAATGGATTGCTTTTTCTACGGAGAAGAAGATTAGTGGTAGTATAGTGTTTGTGTTGGGTAATGGGTGTGACGACAAAAATGCACAAATTTTTGAGAAATAAAAGAGCAAAGAAATTTAGGATGCAATATGCAGAAAGAGCTGTAGAAATGATGAATGATAGCATTATCTAAAATAAAAATGAGATACCAATTGAGCCTTGTTGGTGCATTTGGGATT from Silene latifolia isolate original U9 population chromosome 2, ASM4854445v1, whole genome shotgun sequence encodes the following:
- the LOC141642272 gene encoding uncharacterized protein LOC141642272 isoform X2, encoding MFRSQWASVAGRILRKGKDGFVCALNKPWFEHPFTCSQSRSFCSSMATSFRTVVVGDIHEDWELEQDYKALKCLKPELVLFTGDFGNENYELVRSVAKIDMPKAAILGNHDSWDTQKFSSKKKDGVQLQLEALGEEHVGYGRLDFPALKVSVVGGRPFSCGGDNLFRKKLLKRFGVKTMEESADRIHKAAMETPDNHSIIFLAHNGPTGLGSGPDDICGKDWVGGGDFGDPDLAQALSLLKESSNYHVPLVVFGHMHKEMVNGGFRKMISIGSDGTIYLNAAIVPRVKPLDLGKSRAFTVVDFKDGRVTKVVETWVLVVGDETFKEEHILFHADNSHPSYSFCDPVN
- the LOC141642272 gene encoding uncharacterized protein LOC141642272 isoform X1 → MFRYNLNRSQWASVAGRILRKGKDGFVCALNKPWFEHPFTCSQSRSFCSSMATSFRTVVVGDIHEDWELEQDYKALKCLKPELVLFTGDFGNENYELVRSVAKIDMPKAAILGNHDSWDTQKFSSKKKDGVQLQLEALGEEHVGYGRLDFPALKVSVVGGRPFSCGGDNLFRKKLLKRFGVKTMEESADRIHKAAMETPDNHSIIFLAHNGPTGLGSGPDDICGKDWVGGGDFGDPDLAQALSLLKESSNYHVPLVVFGHMHKEMVNGGFRKMISIGSDGTIYLNAAIVPRVKPLDLGKSRAFTVVDFKDGRVTKVVETWVLVVGDETFKEEHILFHADNSHPSYSFCDPVN
- the LOC141642272 gene encoding uncharacterized protein LOC141642272 isoform X3 → MATSFRTVVVGDIHEDWELEQDYKALKCLKPELVLFTGDFGNENYELVRSVAKIDMPKAAILGNHDSWDTQKFSSKKKDGVQLQLEALGEEHVGYGRLDFPALKVSVVGGRPFSCGGDNLFRKKLLKRFGVKTMEESADRIHKAAMETPDNHSIIFLAHNGPTGLGSGPDDICGKDWVGGGDFGDPDLAQALSLLKESSNYHVPLVVFGHMHKEMVNGGFRKMISIGSDGTIYLNAAIVPRVKPLDLGKSRAFTVVDFKDGRVTKVVETWVLVVGDETFKEEHILFHADNSHPSYSFCDPVN
- the LOC141642272 gene encoding uncharacterized protein LOC141642272 isoform X4 — protein: MPKAAILGNHDSWDTQKFSSKKKDGVQLQLEALGEEHVGYGRLDFPALKVSVVGGRPFSCGGDNLFRKKLLKRFGVKTMEESADRIHKAAMETPDNHSIIFLAHNGPTGLGSGPDDICGKDWVGGGDFGDPDLAQALSLLKESSNYHVPLVVFGHMHKEMVNGGFRKMISIGSDGTIYLNAAIVPRVKPLDLGKSRAFTVVDFKDGRVTKVVETWVLVVGDETFKEEHILFHADNSHPSYSFCDPVN